The genome window GTTGTGCTCCCGCTGGTCGGATCGATCCGCGCGGCGGGCCACACGCCCTCCGCCCTCGCCGCGATCCTCACCGACCGCTACTCCCTCTACAAGAGAGACATCTCGCAGGTCGAGGTCGTGGTGATCGAGTTCAACAGCCGGGAGATCTTCGTGATCGGCGAGATCGGGCAGCCGGGGCGCTACACGTTTCAAGAGATCCCCGATCTGTGGACGGTGATCATGGAGGCGGGCGGGCCGACGACGAGCGCCTTCCTGAGCGAGGTCCGAATCCTCCGCGGGGAGGGCGAATCGATGCGGACGATCACGATCGACCTCAACGCCTATCTTCTCGGCGGAGATCGAGAGGCCCTTCCGCGACTGCAGCCGGGGGACACGGTGTACATCCCAAGGACGAGCGTGCTTGGAGCCGACTTCCTCGCCGACCGGGTCGTGTACGTGTTCGGAGAAGTCGTGCGGCCGGGCACGTACCTCGTCGGCGCCAACGAGAACCTGGTCGGAGCGCTCCTCCTCGCGGGGGGCATCACGCCTACCGGTGATCGCGGCCGCGTCCGGATCGTCCGCGACGAGTCGGGCCAGCGCGTGGTGACCGAGGTGAACATCGAGGACTACACGAAGCGGGGCGATCTCCGTGGGAACCCGATCCTGCGGGCGGGGGATACGATCGAGGTGGCGCGAGACTCCGAAACGAGGCTCCGCACCTTCTTCGACTCGTACGGCGCCGGCCTTCGAATGGTCTCGACCGTGCTCACGTTTGTGTATCTCTATGACCGCCTGGTGGACAACCGCTGAGTGAATCGAAAGGACGCGATGGACGACTCCCGGCAATCCTTCGATCCGCGGGCCTTTCAGGGGACGCTCGCGAAGAGGAAGTGGCACCTTCTCGTGCCGCTCGTTCTCGCGACCGCGACCTCGTTCGTCGTGGTCGAGCGGATGCCGGAGATCTACGCCATCGAGTCGGTTCTTCTCTTCGAGACGGCCGCCCCGCTCACCGGCGAGGTGGAGCGCCATCTCCTTCCGGGCACGAGCCCGTCCCGCGGACGCGAGGAGGACCGGAGGATCGAGGCGAACCTTCTGCGGATCAAGGTCAGCTCTCCCGATTTCCTCGGCGAGCTGGCGGAAGAGATGGGTTTCCTGAACGATCCGGCCGGTCTCGAGCGAGCCGCCCTGAAGAAGGCGGATAGCGGGGACCCGAAATCGCCCGAGGAGATCTTCCGCCAGGATGTCACCACGTGGCTGGCGAGCATGATCGAGGTCAACCTGGCGGGATCGAACATCTATCAGATCACGATGAAGGGGAACGATCGCGATCTCCTCTTCCGCATGTCGAACCTGATCAACACGAAGCTCCTCGAGATGGTGCAGAACGAACAGCTCGGCCGCCTGCGTGCGGCAAGCGTCTTCACCGACGAGCAGATCACGATCTACAAGGCGAAGCTCGACGAAGCGAGGCGGGATCTCGACCGTTTTCTCGCCTCTCAGCCGCTCTCGAGAAGCGAGCCGACCTTCTCGCGAATCGACGCCGCGGCGGTGGTCCGGCTCGTGGACGAGACCGGCTACGAGATCCTCCGCATCACCGAGCGCGAGCAGGAGTCGAGCGCGATGTTGACCCAAATGTACGGGTTCAACATCGATGCGTTCTTGGACGGCGCGATGCCTTCGGTCTCGCTCCTCGCGGAGAAGCTGGTGTCGCTCGAGAAGCAGCTCGGCTTCCTCCTCCTCGAACGGTCCTGGAACGATCCGACCGTGATCGCGCACAACACGAGGATCGGGGAGGCGCGCGCCGAGATCGAGGACGCCGGGCGTCGCCTCGCGCGCTCTCTTCTTCTGAACCAACCCTCGCGCGTGCAAGAACTGGCCGGGGATGTCCTCCGCGACCGCATCCTTCTGGACGCCCTTGCGTCGCGGAGGGGGGCGCTCGAGCAGCAAACCGTCGTGCCGTCCGTTCAGGGCCCCAGCCCCGCGGTCTTGAGTCGCCGGGCGCAGGAGCTCTCATTCCTCGAGGAGCAGGTCCGCATCAACGAGGGGATCTACAACTCCTTCCTTCGCCAAGCTACCTCCGCGAAGATCTCCGAAGCGGTCGAGACCGAGCAGCTCATGCGCAGCGTGCGGGTGATCCGCGCTCCCCAATGGCCCGCGAAGCCGGCCAGCCCGAACCGCCCGCAGGTGATCGGCCTCGGGATCTTGATCGGCCTTGCGCTCGGGGCGGCGGGGATGATGTTCGGCGAGTACTTCGATACCTCCGTGAAGGATGTCCGCCAGGCGGAGGAGATCGTCGGCGTGCCGATTCTCGGGACCATTCCGCTCATCGAATACCGCTTCCAACCCAGGACGCGCGGGGGCTTCTGGAGAAGAGGAACGGTGGCGCGGTGGGCAGGGGGGATCCTCGTCGCGATTCTCGTCGGCTTTCTCTTCTACCGAAGTCGGGCGGGTGTGGCCGAAGAGAGCGCGGAACCGGAGAACGAGGCGGGCGGGGGGATCGTGAACGAGGAGGTTGCGCGATGAACGGGAACGGCGTGCCGATCCTCGACCGGTACGATCCCGAGGCGCCGAGCGCGATCGAGTTTCGCAGACTTTATTCACGCCTCAAGTATAGGATGGGGGAGAAGCCGGTTTTTCCCCTGATGATGACGAGCTCGAAGCACGAAGAGGGGAAGACGACGACCGCGGCTTTCCTCGCGCTCACGATCGCGCGAAGCGAGGAAGGGCGTGTGCTTCTCGTCGACATGGATCTTCATCGCCCGCGCATCCACCGCCTCTACGGTCTCCCGATGCAAGGAGGCGTCAGCGAGTTCCTCCAGGGGGCGGAGCCGTTCGATCGGCTTCCGAAGAGCACGCCCCTCCCCAACCTGGACATCCTGACGAGCGGGCGAATGGTGCGTTCCCCATCCGCTCTCTTCGATCCTCCGCTTCTCCGCGGCTTCCTCGAGGAGCTGTCGAGGCGTTATCCGGTCGTGATCATCGACTCTCCGCCTCTCCTTCCCGTGAGCGACACGATGGTCCTCAGCACGCTCGTCGCGTCGATACTCTTGGTGGTGATGGCGGGGAAGACGCCGCGGGAAGTGGTCGCGCGGGGGACGGAGATCCTGAGGGACGTGAACGCCCCTCTCGCGGGCGTCGTTATCAACAACTCGAGGGGTGTCCTGCCATACTACTACAACTACAAGTACTACGGCTATCGCCGGAAGGAATAGCCTTGCCCGATCGCTGAATCGGAGTCGAGAACCTGCGCCACAAGAGGAGCGACCCGTGCCGACCGTCCCTGTAGCCGCCCGTCCCGTCGACCTCTCGATTCTCGTTCCGGTCTACAACGAGAAGGAGAACGTCGGCGCTCTCCACGCGGAGACCGTTCCGGTTCTCGATCGGCTCGGGCTCACATGGGAGATGGTCTTCGTGGACGACGGATCGATCGACGGGACGCACGAGGCGCTCGCGGCGATCCGGCGCGAGGACGCGAGGGTGCGCGTCGTCCGACTTCGCAGGAACTTCGGGCAGACAACGGCGCTCGCCGCGGGCTTCGATTACGCGAGGGGGGATCGGGTCGTCACCCTCGACGGGGATCTCCAGAATGACCCGCGCGACATCCCGCTTCTTCTCGAGAAGATGAACGAGGGATACGAGGTCGTGAGCGGCTGGCGGCGCGATCGGAAGGAGCCGTTCCTGACGCGCCGATTCCCTTCCGCCGCCGCCAACCGACTGATCGCCTATCTTTCGGGAGTGCCGATCCACGATTTCGGATGCACGCTGAAGGCATACGACCGGAGCGTGTTCGAACGGCTTCCGCTCTACGCCGAGACGCATCGTTTCCTCCCCGCGCTCGCCTCTCTCTCCGGGGCGCGCATGACGGAGACGGTCGTGCGCCACCATCCGCGCCGTTCCGGGCGTTCGAAGTACGGGCTCTCCCGCGTCGGCAAGGTGCTCGTCGATCTCCTCGCGCTCCAGATGATCCTGCACTTCTCGACGCGCCCGCGCCGCTGGTTCGGCGCTCTCGCCCTCCCGTTCGCGGTCTCAGGCACCGTATGCGGCGCATGGGCGGCGGCGGCCTATCTTGCTGAACCGGAAGGCCCGCCGGCGATCGTGCTGCCGGGCGCGACGTTTCTCCTCTTCTTCCTGTCGTTCTTCCTTCTCTCGCTCGGGTGGTTCGCGGAGCTCGTCACGGCGACCGGCATCCGCGAGAAGAGGCTCGCGCGCGTTCTCGGAGGGCCCGGACGATGAACGAATCGGCGATTCCCGCGGCGCGCGCCGGCTGTTCGGTTCTCGTGTACCTTCCGTACGCGACCGCCCGCCTCGGGGAGATCCTCTCGTCGATCCACGAGGGAATGCGCGGCGAGGAGTACGAGGTACTTCTCCTCGACGACGGGACGGGGCGAGGCGCGGAGTGGAAGGAGACGTTCGGCGAGGGGCCGGCTCCCGTTCGCGTCGTGCGGCTCGCGCGGCGCTTCGGCGAAGCGGTCGCCCTCGACGCGGCGCTTCCGCACGCGCGCGGCGCAACGCTTCTCACGATCCCTGCCGGAACACCGGTCACCGCGGAGGAGATCCTCTCGCTCCTTGCCGAGATCCGGCGGGGATCCGACCTCGTGGTCGGCTGCCGTTCCGGACAGACCGGTTCCTTTTTCGAGCGCATCCCGCTTTCGATTTACCGGGGCATGGCGCGCCGCGCGACCGGAATCGCGTTTCGCGATTTCGCGAGCGGCGTGCGCGCCTTCCGACGCGAGGTGGCGGAAGAGATCGCCCTCTACGGCGAGATGGTCCGGTTCCTTCCGATCTTGGCGGCGGGGCGCGGGTATCGGGTCGCGCAGATCGGCATTGCCGGAAAGTGGCCGCGCCCGGCAGGCGGCGCGCGCGCCCGCTTCCAGCCGATGACCTATGTCCACCGCATGCTCGATGTCCTGACGCTCTATTTTCTGCTGCGCTTCACAAAGAAGCCGCTCCGGTTCTTCGGGCTTCTCGGCATGCTTCTCCTCCTCCCCGGGGTGTTGATCATTCTCTATCTCTTCCTCGTCCGCATCCTCCTCCACCAAGGGATCGCCGGCCGCCCGCTTCTCCTCCTCGGCATCCTGCTCATGGTCCTCGGCGTGCAGACGATCTCGATCGGCCTGATCGGTGAGATGATCATCTTTACGCACTCGCGCGAGACCCGGGACTACAGCGTTCTCGAGGTCCTCGAATGATGAAGGTCCGCCTTCTCGAGCACGGCGAGGAGGAGGCATGGAACCGTTTCGTCGACGAGCGCCGGGAGAGCCTGCTCGGTCATCGTGCGGAGTGGCGGGAGATCCTCGCGGAGAGCCTTGGCCACGAGCCGCGCCATCTCGTCGCCGAGGAATCGGGCGCGATCCGCGGGGTTCTCCCGCTCGTCCGGGTCGCGGGGATCGTAGGCGGAAGGG of Candidatus Eisenbacteria bacterium contains these proteins:
- a CDS encoding polysaccharide biosynthesis/export family protein is translated as MNRTTRTFVRAILLLGVAAGGSFAQVETERVYTIGVGDLLRVSVWQEPTLNREVEVGIDGLVVLPLVGSIRAAGHTPSALAAILTDRYSLYKRDISQVEVVVIEFNSREIFVIGEIGQPGRYTFQEIPDLWTVIMEAGGPTTSAFLSEVRILRGEGESMRTITIDLNAYLLGGDREALPRLQPGDTVYIPRTSVLGADFLADRVVYVFGEVVRPGTYLVGANENLVGALLLAGGITPTGDRGRVRIVRDESGQRVVTEVNIEDYTKRGDLRGNPILRAGDTIEVARDSETRLRTFFDSYGAGLRMVSTVLTFVYLYDRLVDNR
- a CDS encoding CpsD/CapB family tyrosine-protein kinase → MNGNGVPILDRYDPEAPSAIEFRRLYSRLKYRMGEKPVFPLMMTSSKHEEGKTTTAAFLALTIARSEEGRVLLVDMDLHRPRIHRLYGLPMQGGVSEFLQGAEPFDRLPKSTPLPNLDILTSGRMVRSPSALFDPPLLRGFLEELSRRYPVVIIDSPPLLPVSDTMVLSTLVASILLVVMAGKTPREVVARGTEILRDVNAPLAGVVINNSRGVLPYYYNYKYYGYRRKE
- a CDS encoding glycosyltransferase family 2 protein: MPTVPVAARPVDLSILVPVYNEKENVGALHAETVPVLDRLGLTWEMVFVDDGSIDGTHEALAAIRREDARVRVVRLRRNFGQTTALAAGFDYARGDRVVTLDGDLQNDPRDIPLLLEKMNEGYEVVSGWRRDRKEPFLTRRFPSAAANRLIAYLSGVPIHDFGCTLKAYDRSVFERLPLYAETHRFLPALASLSGARMTETVVRHHPRRSGRSKYGLSRVGKVLVDLLALQMILHFSTRPRRWFGALALPFAVSGTVCGAWAAAAYLAEPEGPPAIVLPGATFLLFFLSFFLLSLGWFAELVTATGIREKRLARVLGGPGR
- a CDS encoding glycosyltransferase, translating into MNESAIPAARAGCSVLVYLPYATARLGEILSSIHEGMRGEEYEVLLLDDGTGRGAEWKETFGEGPAPVRVVRLARRFGEAVALDAALPHARGATLLTIPAGTPVTAEEILSLLAEIRRGSDLVVGCRSGQTGSFFERIPLSIYRGMARRATGIAFRDFASGVRAFRREVAEEIALYGEMVRFLPILAAGRGYRVAQIGIAGKWPRPAGGARARFQPMTYVHRMLDVLTLYFLLRFTKKPLRFFGLLGMLLLLPGVLIILYLFLVRILLHQGIAGRPLLLLGILLMVLGVQTISIGLIGEMIIFTHSRETRDYSVLEVLE